The following coding sequences lie in one Streptococcus suis genomic window:
- a CDS encoding teichoic acid D-Ala incorporation-associated protein DltX, translating to MQHPVVRFICRTLFYFFILLLLLYLYSYLDIGQGGFIYNEF from the coding sequence ATGCAACATCCAGTTGTACGATTTATCTGTAGAACCCTGTTCTATTTTTTTATATTGTTACTACTTTTGTATCTGTATAGTTATTTAGACATTGGACAGGGAGGATTTATCTATAATGAGTTTTAA